The sequence below is a genomic window from Colletotrichum destructivum chromosome 4, complete sequence.
AACGCGTCCATCTCACCATCCGGGAAGGAGCCACCCAAAATTCCCATTCACTTCCACCAGTACCTCACCCTGCTTAACTTTGGCGGCGCGCTGAAAGAAAGCGAATTTGCTTCCATCTCAGATTCCTTGTCGTATCGTACTCGAATCGAGGCTTGGATCGCAGAGCTTCGGACGAGCCACTTCGAGGATCCCGAACTGGTCGGCCCGTTTCCCGAGCTTGTCCTCCAGAGACCACCTTCTTCACTACTGTACTCCGACCAACAGGAGGAACCAGAATTCTGCAACGAGTCGTTCCGCTCAAGGATTGGAGTACTCATTGAATCACGAAACCGTCCGGAATCTCGGTCCGTGGATCATCGCGCTGCAAGCCGGCGTCGTAATCGAGACACGACTTCCACGGCGTCGACTAACCTCCCCACCATGGCACAGAACTCGGAAAGGTCGGGAGGTAAAGGTAGAGAGCCGGTACCTTCCGCGATCAAGGGCGACTTCATTTCGGTCTCGCCCAGAAAACATCGGTCACCATCGCCGCAGAAGCACAAGCCCAACAAATCCGTTCAGATCAACCTGAATCTGACCGAGAATCAGGTCGATCGGCTGACAGATGTGTGAGTGCATGCGCTGAGAAAAAGCATGTCTCGCAGCTAATTTATTGCTAGATTCTCGAACAAGAGTGAATCGCCATCACGTCGCGGAAGAGTCGACACCTTCAGCCGAACTCGATCACCAGTACGAAACAACAACCTCAATGACACTCAGACTGCACCTCGGGTTCACGGGAACATCGACCATCACATGCCTCCCTCGCAATCCAAGGACGGATGGAGCCGCTATGAGATGCCTCATGACAGTGACTCGACAACATTTTCGGAGTTGATGCCTTCCTCGAACCAGAAACCTAAGGGCTCTCTGGCGTCGAGTATCGCCGAACGTCGCCGACAACATACGCCGACACCGGTCAATATCAATGATCACCAGCAATATGGAATTCTTGTGAATGATACCGATATCATCCCTCTTGTTCCGCAGCCCAGGACGCCGAATAGTCCGCTCCTCCCCGGCATCGATCATGTTGACTCATCTTCCGTCTATTCTCAGAGTGAAGGCCAGCCAAGTCCTCTCCACATCAAGAGAGACGACATTCCGCGACACATTGAGAACGTGATGCAGTCTTACAACGGCTGGAAAGATTCAAATGTTCAAGCGCCGGTCCCTGACGTGCCAGGTCATGGGGGGAACGCTCAGGGACATGGCCCCTACAAGGGCAGGTTGGAGGCCCTTAGACAGCCGGTGATGGATGCCAGTCAGATTTATTCTCCCCTCAGACCGTACTTCGCCTACAAAGAGCTCCCCACGCAGAAAATCGCGGGCAAGACCTTGATCGGGGAACAGGGATGGCTCGAGCGACCCAACCAGACCCCCGACCGCAAAAAGGACAGCTCGCCCAAGAAACccggccttctcgacagcctcaagaagatggccaaggACATGGTAGGCATATTTTTGTCCAAATTTTCCTGTGTTTCCCGGCTAACACCTTAACAGACTGAGGGCAAATCGTCAAACAGAAGGCTGCGCGATAtagagaaggaaggaaaagtACAGAGAGTGACAATCTCACTCGATCCCCGTGAGCAGAGTCTTCTTTACTGCGAGCTCGAGTTTCACATCAGCAACGCGTTGCACACCTACATCACCAACGAACTGAACCATGGACGGCTCAACCCGGACAAACTCAAAAAGATTGCAGATGGCTGGAACCAGAAGGGTCGCCCGAGAGTCGTCGGTTTCCGATACGACTTGGAGACGCAGCTCGAACTTGTTCACCTCCACATCGACGAGTTCCGATTCTTTGGCCGCCGTCAAAGCAACCCGCTAGAGATAGGTGGCCTCCTTCATGCGATGAAGGTCAACGCTCGATCGCTACGGATTCGCACCTACTGCCAGCCCGATTCTGTGATTGCcaagcagctcgtcgatTCTCAATCTCTCTGCAACACCATCGGATGCTCCGATGCCCAGCAAATCGCCATTGCGGAGATAGCGCAGTTTTTCAAGGTCATtgtagagagagagcagGCCTATCGTGCAAACCTAGATCGTAAGGACACGGCGCAGACGTTGCCGCATGGTCAAGGCGACCGGCAATGGGAACTGTCAAGAGACTTGACTCAAGGCACGGAGTCTTACAGCGGTCTTCATCTTATACCCGAAGGCTACGAGGTCAACGCAGAGAATCTCCGATATAACAACTGAGGGAGTTTCACGATTGTTTCTTTCGCAGTGGTTCAAGTGCGACGATGAATGAGATCTTCGCCCGAGGCCCTTTGACTGGAAGTAGGATGGCGGAAAAGGGGCGCAGGGGCCAAGAGACATGAGAGCAGGGAGTCACAGGCATGCTTGACGTAGGGTCAAGCGTTCACTTCACGGAAACAAACATCCAGAGCCTGTGTTGTTGGGTTCAAGTTGACTCTTTCTGGATTGTGCTCCCTGAGGAACGGCTAATGGCGCGGGAGGGACCAAGTGCAACACGCGTGGCAGCAAATGATCCCATTAATGTACGAACACTTCTGTAGGTATATATGATCCAGACTTTTAGGACGAACCAGTTGCCTACGTTCACTAATTCAAGAAATGAAACATTGACATCTGACACTGTATTTGGCATTTGGTGTCTATCAGACAACCCGTCCAAGAATTGCCTCCTCTGGGCTGTAGCCTCTGCTGGCAAGGCCCTCGTAAGTCATCATGTCGTAATGTGATATCCGCATATaacaaaaaagaagaagactaaCAAAAATATAACCCCGGAATATGTCAGTTCTTGTATGCAAATCGCTCTTCGCTCCTCAACCTCCCCGTCCTTCGGTCGTCGTACGGGTAGTCCCGAGGATAACCATCATGCCACTCATCACGGCGTCGATCGCGGGGCCGCCCCCTGCCGTGGTCCATCTCGTGATCTCTGCCCGTATCGTAGTGCGGGAGGTCGCGCTCCCTGCCCCATTTTCTCTCCCAGGCTTCCTGCTGCTCTCTGTCCCGGTGGCGAGCGACCTCAAAGCGTCTCTCTAGCGCGTTggcgccgagaccgccgacAAGAGCGCCGACCACGGTGGAGATGACGCGagccttctccgtctcgcgTGGTGAACGCGGGCGATACGTGCCGTTCTCCATCTCTTTGTGATTGCGGTTTCGGACAGTGGCGTCGGAGACCTCGCGCgcggccaggccgccgacgacggcgcccagGAGACCCACACCGATGCCCGAGGAAGACTGAGTAAAGGTGTGGTCGATGGCATGGCGGGCTTTGCCGATGGGGCTCCGAGGACGGGAACGGGAGCGCGGTCGGCCCACCGCGAGGGCCTGGGGAGGCAGTGAGCGCGGGCGGTAACGGGGCTGGGGTGGGATTTGGAGGGCATTTGTATCGCGGGGCGACAGCGGCGATTCAGGACCGTAGtagggatggatgggaggAGGTGTATCGACGGGGATGGCGCCCGAGAGGTAGGGACCGTCGGCGATCAGAACGGGTCCTCGAGTGTCCGGATAGACCGTCTGTATGGGCCCACCACCGCCGGAGTAGTATTCGGGGGAATGCTCCCTTGAAACCGGAAGCGGGTCGCCGCGATGGTAGTGGCTTGGGTTGCGGACAAAGTCCTCACGGACTTCTCGCTCGTAGTTTCTGGACATGGCTAGGACGAGCGATGTTGTATGAGCGTCCGCGGGTCTCGATGAGGTATTAAAAAAAGAAGGTAAAAGGCGTCGATGCGGTGGAATGGTAATGTGtgaaagaaggagggggtTCCTGCTGCTCGTTTGAATTACTTGCTTGGTTCGAGGGGGTCTGAGCAGGTGACATAGAATGCGGTGCTTCCGCAAAGGTGGACGACTCTGACGGAAAGTACGGAGAGCCAACCAAGACTTTTTATTCAAAATGTAACGATGCGTTGTTTTTGCCTTGTTCAGCTAAACAGAGCCGTACACGGCAGAGGGCGTCGGCCGCAGATGGAAAGCCGCAGGGTTGGGGCTATCTTCGAGGCTTGCTCCTCTCCGTCGACACCGAACGGAAAGTTGTCAAAAGGGTGAGAGGCGAGGGGGTTGCCTCTCTTTGGATCAAGTCGAGTCAGCTTCGGTTTGAGTGGGTGTGCCTCGTGCTGGTTGGATACTGTTTAAAGGAATCGTGGGACGACAAGGCCGCAGACACAGACGCAGCGTGAGGTCACCGAAACGAAAAGTGTCTGTTTGTTGCACTGGGGCAATCCGGTCTCCCACGGACGGTTTGGGGTACATGGGTAAAGAAACAAAAACGCTGTGCCGGTTCTCCTGAAAAGGCGCAGCCACTGGCTCCCATCAGAAGCTGGAGGTCCTTGGTCTATTCTCGAGACTGGACAGAAACGGGCGGGGTAGACacccttttcttcctcggGATCTCGTCACGGAAAAATGGAATGCGGGTTGGGTGTCATTCCCTTCCCCTTTGGAGACACCAGTCCAGGGAGGCATCCTCTAATTGTATGCGGACGGGCGATGATGTCACGCATAATTGATGTATAGGAGCAAGGGCATGACACCTTTCGGGTGCTAGAGCCTAGAGCCCAGTCAGTGGCCCACGAAGCATACCTTAGGAGTGAGTTGAGTGAGGATGGGGTTGGAGTCACCCGGGTCTGGGCACACAATGGATGTTTTGCACGTTTAGAGGAATGTGCTCGAAGTGCATCGCGCTTGTGTGTTAGTGACGATGAGAAATTAGCTTCATATGTAGAGGGAGTGTCAAGTGGTTGGACAAAGCCATTGATGATAATCGAAATGCAGGATTGCGGAATTCTCCTACAAGTCCCGAGCCGAATTGAGCCTCAACCAAACCGGCCCATGGATGCATCGGTATCGTCTTGCTCACTACGTCTCGGACGTGACTGCGGCAAGTCGACCTGCGGCCGGTGCATGAGGACAAGAGTCAGACGCAGCAGagcgatgaggaagaagaagaacaagaggAAGCAGGCAGGCGGAGTGAGTGGGGAATTGGGCGACGACAGCCGAATGCCGGACCCACCTAAACATCTTATTTTGGGGGAGCGTGACCCTGTGACAGGCCCCACCATTGGCCGAGCCTTCAGGCCGGCAACACCTAAGGAAGTTTCTCATCGACGCAGCATCGGCGCAACATCAGCAGGCTTTCCACGAGGCTTTCCGAGACTCAACGGACCGAATCGGCTGGGCTGGTATCGGACGGAGCCTCGCCTGCACATTCTCGTCTTGAAAGATGTGAGCCGCCTCCAATCTCCCAACAGGGATACCTCAGCGAGTGAACCTACAGCGAGTCAGCGCTTGCGAGGCTGGCTGGAGCATCGGTAGTCCGGAGGAAAACAGCCCCGCCACCCGATTTCCGGCCCCACAGCGGGGTACCGCATCCGGGCAAAGGTAGGCAGTCTCACCTTCCATCTGTCCACCGTTCATTATCAACCCACTCAGACTCGTCTTACCCATCTATGATTTGCGACCTGGAACGGTAGACCTCGCTGTATTGGCTACACATCGACAGCGTTATCGCTTTATGCGCATACGAACGGCACACCACCTTGTCCATGCAGGAGGGTGTCGCCACCACTTGGTCTCGATATCGTTGGGCCATCTGGAGTCCGGCCCTTGTGGCCTCTTTGGTGAACCGTCCGCTCTTGACGAACCAAAAGGCTGCTGTGTCTGTTCTAGGCTGTCGGTCCGGGTATTTTATTCATTTGTCCACGTTTGTCTTCGTAACGAGGAGCTGCACTACTTCTACTGGTATTGCCGAGACTTTCGACTTGCTCGACTCATTTAATATTCACCCGCTACCAATACACTCCGCCTTTGAGTCTCTGTGGGAATTATACCACGCCTCTTAGAAGGAATCCAGCGTTGAAATCTCGTATTTGCTGATCAAAGACACGCCATGGCTGAGAAGGTTGTCAAGGAGCCTGTCCCAGGCGTAGCCGAAGACAAGAAAACATCCCCCCCAAATCCCACtttcgaggagaagctggatACATGGAACGGAAGTCGTACCAACTCATACCGGTTCTTTGTAACCCTTTGGAGTTTCATAATAATGGGCATGAACGATGCCGCCATTGGTGTAAGTCCCCCGTCTGTTAGCAATTACGGCTAGCGACTAACACCCACTGTACAGGCCTTGATTCCCTATGTGAGTCGGCGAGAATTGACTGGACTTGTATGTATGTCCGAGATTGGCTAACGCGGTTGTCTAGATTGAAGCCTATTACAATATCACAtacaccgtcgtcgccctgctctttctttccccctttGTCGGCTACCTGATGGCAGCCCTCTCGAACAACCTAATCCACCACAAGCTCGGTCAACGGGGCGTCGCCGTTCTGGGTCCCGTCAGCCGTATAATCGGATATGTTCCTCTCGCCCTGCACCCTCCGTACCCGGCACTCCCCGTAGTTCTGCTTTTTGCCGGGTTCGgcaacggcctcgaggacagCGCCTGGAACGCCTGGGTAGGTAACATGCAGAACGCCAACGAGCTGCTCGGGATCCTTCACGGCGCCTACGGTCTAGGCGCCACAATCGGTCCTCTTATCGCATCGGCCATGGTAGCCAGGGGCCAGAAGCTGCCGTGGTATACGTTTTACTATGTAATGATCGGCGTGACGGTGGTTGACTTTTTCGTTGCCATCACGGCTTTCTGGAAAGCCACCGGCAAAGTCCACCGGGAGACTCATCAATCTTCGACAGGCGATGagagaacgacgacgaggacggtgTTGAAAGAACCCGTCACCTGGCTCCTGGCTGTTTTCCTACTGGGTTATGTTGGAGCTGAGGTCAGCCTGGGTGGTTGGATTGTCACATTTATGCTTCGTGTGCGGCATGCCGAGCCTTTTCTGGCCGGTGTCACAGTGGTCTTGTTTTGGTATGATTGACCTCCAGCCTAAAACCAAAACCAAAACTCCCCAGTGGTCTTTTGATTCTGGCCCGTCTCTGTACTGACATCTCTTGCTTCAGGCTAGGGCTCACGATAGGCCGAGTGTTGCTGGGATTCATCACGGGGCGGATTGGAGAGAAgcgcgccatcgccatctACTTGCTCCTCTCCATCGCGCTCGAGCTATTCTACTGGCTGGTTCCGAACTTCGTTGCCTCCGTCATATTTGTCGCCCTTCTTGGGTTTTTCCTCGGACCCCTATTTCCTGCTGCGATCGTCGCCGCGACCAAACTGCTTCCCAACGACTACCACGTCAGCGCGATTGGCTTTGCCGCCGCTtttggcggtggcggtgctGCGATTTTCCCGTTCGCCATCGGGGCCATTGCGCAGAAGAAAGGCGTCCAGGTTTTGCAGCCCATCATCCTGGCCATACTGGTGTTCATCCTCCTGCTGTGGCTCTGTCTTCCTGGAGGCATGCGGCGAGGCGGGCTCGAGAGGGCGAGAGAAAACAAAGAAGGCCTGGGCATCGATGTTAAGAACGTCTTCAGGTGGATAGGCCGACGACCCAGAAAGTCACCTTGAACTGTGGGAAGTCCAGTGAACGTACGCATGTCTAGAATGGTATATATGGCATCGCTCGGGTATTGTAGTGCTCATAAATTCTTTGTGGACTGTAGCAACTCGTCCGCCAAGCGTCGAATATAGAACTCCCTGGCGTCCAGGGGGAGCTTACTGAAGCTGCTTCCGATGCGGGCAATGTCCTGGCGTGCCTTCTCGTAAGCGGCCAGGTCGCGGTTTCCATACACGTCTCTTCCCATGGAGTACCCTTTCTCCAGGTTACGGAAGAAGATGTTGACAGCGACGCTCAATTCGGACGTGGGAGTGGCGGTGTGGAGCCAAAGAGGCGGGAGGAAAAGAATGTCGCCAGGTTGGACAgcggcctcgtgggggtGGACGCCTCGCAGAGAGCCTGCGTCGAGTGATGAGAAGACGTCGACGCTAGAGCTGGAGGCACCTGGGGCGAAGGCGAAATGAGATACGTCTGAGGGAGGGAACAGGATGAGACGTTTGGAGCCGACGACTTGGGCGTAGACATTCGCCATAACCTAGGAAGAAACGTCAGGTCAAAAAACCACGGTGCTGGATCCATGTCCATCTGTCAGGGGTCGGGACTGTATCTCTCAACTTACGTCGTAGTGCAACCACATATTCACCGGGCCGGAGATACGCAGCACAGAGCTGAATGCGTTTTGGTCTACGAAACCGAGCTGGGGTGGCAAGGCAAAATCCTTCGCCAACGACGGGTAGTCAGCGGCGAGCTGGGTGGGGAGGTTCGATGGCTCGTCCTTGGAGAGCGCCCTTAGGTACAGTCGCTTTCCCTCCTGAGCTTCTCGAACAAAGTCCCCAAAGTCTTTAGTAACGTAGCGAAAATTCTTGGCGTTGAAGTCCATCTTCTCGGTGGCGGACTCGTGTACAGAGACCTTATGAAGTTGGTCAGCTTGTCTACCAAACAAGGCACTCCCGAGGGCTTCTACCTTGCGTTCAGGGCCTACGTTGTTGACTAGGTAGTTAGCAGACCAAATAGATTTGCAGGACCCAATGTCCGATCCTTCGATAACGACAGGTTTGCCAGCTTCGAGGATCTTAAGGAATTGCTCTGCCGTCTCGACTTGGACACGCGGGATGGTCCGCATCTCGACTGGTGCCAATGATTGGACAACAGCCTCTTTGTCGCCCGTAGT
It includes:
- a CDS encoding Putative major facilitator superfamily, MFS transporter superfamily encodes the protein MAEKVVKEPVPGVAEDKKTSPPNPTFEEKLDTWNGSRTNSYRFFVTLWSFIIMGMNDAAIGALIPYIEAYYNITYTVVALLFLSPFVGYLMAALSNNLIHHKLGQRGVAVLGPVSRIIGYVPLALHPPYPALPVVLLFAGFGNGLEDSAWNAWVGNMQNANELLGILHGAYGLGATIGPLIASAMVARGQKLPWYTFYYVMIGVTVVDFFVAITAFWKATGKVHRETHQSSTGDERTTTRTVLKEPVTWLLAVFLLGYVGAEVSLGGWIVTFMLRVRHAEPFLAGVTVVLFWLGLTIGRVLLGFITGRIGEKRAIAIYLLLSIALELFYWLVPNFVASVIFVALLGFFLGPLFPAAIVAATKLLPNDYHVSAIGFAAAFGGGGAAIFPFAIGAIAQKKGVQVLQPIILAILVFILLLWLCLPGGMRRGGLERARENKEGLGIDVKNVFRWIGRRPRKSP